The Candidatus Zixiibacteriota bacterium genome window below encodes:
- a CDS encoding TolC family protein — translation MPKKLLLMIFIIAGLRVSAGAETVLTVDRVRQLALEYNRQLQSAKRELDRSSGEIISARAGALPQISINGTYTRNMVKREMFLPGAFFDTTGFVKIPAAQNNDFGLALSLTQPIYNGGKVGAALSIAKIYSKYSREKVAQVESEIVYGAESMFYRAVLAESGLEVLKSAHDQLAYNYEVVEKYYNQGMVSEFELLRARVEKLNLEPQIVAAESQVNLSRKQLKSFLGLALDEEVRLVVDYSDTTTTNLPELDTLINLALQNRPEIKQAALQKRGYDKAVRIAQGDWLYPSLNLNTTYDLSASSDDFRITENNLSKSWTASVLLTIPIFDGGRTIGEVRKAKTDYYQAVLSEQQARDDIRLEVEGAYDTLIQAKKALELQKETIQQAEEGMRIANLRYQTGIGTQLEILSAQTALTDARTNLAGAIYQTRLAKSALKKATSFEVK, via the coding sequence ATGCCAAAGAAACTTTTGTTAATGATATTCATTATTGCCGGATTGAGAGTTTCGGCCGGGGCCGAAACCGTTCTGACTGTTGACCGAGTGCGGCAGTTGGCATTGGAGTACAACCGGCAGTTGCAGTCGGCCAAAAGAGAGCTTGATCGTTCCAGCGGTGAAATAATATCCGCCCGGGCCGGAGCCTTGCCCCAGATAAGTATTAATGGCACTTATACGAGGAATATGGTGAAACGAGAGATGTTTTTGCCGGGGGCGTTTTTTGATACCACGGGATTTGTGAAAATCCCTGCGGCTCAAAATAATGATTTCGGCCTAGCTTTATCATTAACACAACCGATTTACAATGGCGGTAAGGTGGGGGCCGCTCTCAGTATCGCCAAAATATATTCCAAATATTCCAGGGAAAAAGTGGCCCAGGTGGAATCCGAAATAGTCTATGGGGCCGAATCGATGTTTTACCGCGCTGTCCTGGCGGAGTCCGGTCTGGAGGTCTTAAAAAGTGCCCATGATCAGCTTGCCTACAATTATGAAGTAGTGGAGAAATACTACAATCAGGGGATGGTTTCGGAATTCGAATTGCTTCGAGCGCGGGTGGAAAAACTCAATCTTGAGCCGCAGATTGTGGCGGCCGAATCTCAGGTGAATCTTTCGCGCAAGCAATTGAAATCATTTCTGGGTCTGGCTCTTGATGAAGAGGTCCGCCTGGTGGTCGATTATTCCGATACAACCACGACCAATCTCCCGGAGCTTGATACTCTGATAAACCTGGCTTTGCAGAATCGGCCCGAAATCAAACAGGCGGCGCTTCAAAAACGCGGTTATGATAAAGCCGTCAGGATTGCCCAGGGGGATTGGCTGTATCCCAGTCTAAATCTGAATACTACCTATGATTTGAGCGCTTCCAGCGATGATTTCCGGATCACTGAGAATAATCTTTCTAAAAGCTGGACGGCTTCGGTCCTGCTTACGATTCCTATTTTTGACGGCGGTCGGACGATTGGTGAAGTACGCAAGGCCAAGACTGATTATTATCAGGCGGTTCTATCCGAGCAGCAGGCTCGTGATGATATCAGGCTGGAAGTCGAGGGGGCTTATGACACCTTGATACAGGCTAAAAAAGCGCTGGAGCTTCAAAAAGAAACAATTCAGCAGGCCGAGGAAGGGATGCGTATCGCCAATTTGCGGTATCAGACCGGGATTGGAACCCAGCTGGAAATACTTTCGGCTCAAACGGCTTTAACCGATGCCCGGACCAATCTGGCC